One Klebsiella quasipneumoniae subsp. quasipneumoniae genomic window carries:
- a CDS encoding DNA polymerase III subunit theta, with translation MSQWNIASFSKEEQDKVAVDKVAADVAWQERMNKPVMPELVEREQPEHLREYFHERFRVHRLNSQQLPRANAPEYNKPGDDQQN, from the coding sequence ATGTCGCAGTGGAATATTGCCTCTTTTTCAAAGGAGGAGCAGGACAAAGTTGCCGTCGATAAGGTGGCTGCTGATGTTGCCTGGCAGGAGCGCATGAACAAGCCCGTCATGCCGGAACTTGTTGAACGGGAACAGCCTGAACACCTGCGCGAATATTTCCATGAACGGTTCCGCGTACATCGACTGAACAGTCAGCAGCTGCCGCGCGCAAATGCACCCGAATATAATAAACCGGGCGATGATCAGCAGAATTGA
- the umuD gene encoding translesion error-prone DNA polymerase V autoproteolytic subunit: protein MKFIPAVSEASIVKIPLFTERCPAGFPSPAADYTESELDLNEYCIHRRHSTYFVRAIGNSMTDIGLYSGDLLVVDKAEQPRHGDIVIAEIEGEFTVKRLLLTPRPALQAMNPDFPSLYPDPETLQIFGVVTAFIHKTRRAD, encoded by the coding sequence ATGAAGTTCATTCCTGCAGTATCAGAAGCCAGCATAGTAAAAATTCCTTTGTTCACAGAGCGATGCCCTGCGGGTTTTCCGTCACCGGCAGCAGACTACACTGAGTCTGAACTGGATCTGAATGAGTACTGCATTCACCGGCGCCACTCCACCTATTTTGTCAGGGCGATTGGCAACTCAATGACTGATATTGGCCTCTATTCCGGCGATCTGTTGGTCGTGGATAAAGCAGAACAGCCGCGGCACGGGGATATTGTTATCGCGGAAATTGAGGGTGAATTTACGGTAAAACGCCTGCTTCTGACGCCGCGGCCAGCCCTGCAGGCGATGAACCCGGACTTCCCTTCCCTGTACCCGGATCCGGAAACGCTGCAAATTTTCGGTGTGGTGACAGCCTTCATTCATAAAACCCGGAGGGCAGACTGA
- a CDS encoding Y-family DNA polymerase, with translation MFALADVNSFYASCEKVFRPDLRGKPVVVLSNNDGCVIARSAEAKLLGIKMGPPWFQLKEAQFPEKLYVFSSNYELYASLSNRVVALLEELSPRVEQYSIDECFLDARGIGHCMDLEDFGRQLRGHVLSGTGLTIGVGFGATKTLAKSAQWASKEWPQFRGVLALSPENPRRTAKLLSLQPVEEIWGVGNRIAKKLHVMGITTALQLSLTNPTFIRKNFNVVLERTVRELNGESCISLEEAPPPKQQIVCSRSFGQRITTYEEMRQAVCQYAERAAEKLRGERQYCRHISTFIKTSPFAVNEPYYGNVATEKLNTPTRDTRDIIAAAVRSLDRIWLDGHRYAKAGIMLNDFSPNGVAQLNLFDDVQPRPHSDALMKVLDGINHSGLGKVWFAGRGIAPDWQMKREMLSPAYTTRWKELPVARF, from the coding sequence ATGTTCGCCCTGGCTGACGTCAACTCCTTCTATGCCAGTTGCGAGAAGGTTTTCAGGCCGGATTTGCGCGGCAAACCTGTCGTCGTTCTCAGTAACAACGATGGCTGCGTTATTGCCCGGAGTGCTGAAGCCAAACTGCTGGGTATAAAGATGGGCCCCCCCTGGTTCCAGCTCAAAGAGGCGCAGTTTCCTGAAAAATTGTACGTTTTTTCCAGCAACTACGAGCTCTACGCGAGCCTGAGTAACCGTGTGGTCGCCCTGCTGGAAGAGCTGTCGCCCCGCGTCGAACAATACTCAATTGACGAATGTTTCCTGGATGCCCGGGGAATTGGCCACTGTATGGATCTGGAGGATTTTGGCAGGCAGCTGCGTGGGCATGTTCTCAGTGGAACCGGACTGACGATCGGTGTCGGCTTCGGCGCCACAAAAACACTGGCCAAATCGGCGCAGTGGGCGTCAAAGGAATGGCCACAATTTAGGGGGGTACTGGCGCTGTCGCCCGAAAATCCACGCAGAACGGCAAAATTACTCAGCCTGCAGCCGGTGGAAGAAATCTGGGGCGTGGGGAACCGGATAGCGAAAAAGCTGCACGTTATGGGGATCACCACCGCCCTGCAGCTGTCGCTGACGAACCCCACATTTATCCGGAAAAACTTCAACGTAGTTCTGGAGCGCACGGTACGTGAGCTGAACGGCGAGAGTTGCATTTCACTGGAGGAAGCGCCGCCGCCGAAACAGCAGATTGTCTGCAGTCGCAGCTTCGGGCAGCGGATCACCACCTACGAAGAAATGCGCCAGGCCGTCTGCCAGTATGCCGAGCGCGCGGCGGAAAAGTTGCGCGGTGAGCGACAGTACTGCCGGCATATCAGCACCTTCATCAAGACATCCCCTTTTGCGGTTAATGAGCCGTATTACGGTAACGTGGCCACGGAAAAACTGAACACCCCTACCCGTGACACCCGGGACATTATCGCGGCAGCGGTCAGGTCTCTGGACAGGATCTGGCTCGATGGCCACCGCTACGCAAAAGCGGGGATAATGCTCAATGATTTCAGTCCGAACGGCGTCGCGCAGCTGAATCTGTTCGATGACGTGCAGCCACGGCCGCACAGCGATGCGCTGATGAAGGTACTCGACGGCATTAATCATTCCGGACTCGGGAAAGTCTGGTTTGCCGGACGGGGTATTGCGCCGGACTGGCAGATGAAACGGGAGATGCTGTCACCGGCATATACCACCCGCTGGAAGGAGCTGCCGGTTGCCCGTTTCTGA
- a CDS encoding ParB/RepB/Spo0J family plasmid partition protein — protein sequence MKRAPVIPRHTTHTQSTEDTSSPAPAAPMVDSLIARVGAMARGNAISLPVCGREVKFTLEVLRGDSVESASRVWSGNERDQELLTEDALDDLIPSFLLTGQQTPAFGRRVSDVIEIADGSRRRKAAILTESDYRVLVGELDDEQMAALSRLGNDYRPTSAYERGLRYTSRLQNEFAGNISALADAENISRKIITRCINTAKLPKSVVALFAHPGELSARSGEALQKAFADKEELLKQQAETLHDQKKAGLIFEAEEVISLLTSVLKQSPASRVNLSSRHQFAPGATALYKGDKMVLNLDKSRIPAECIEKIEAILKELEKPGV from the coding sequence ATGAAGCGTGCCCCTGTCATTCCAAGGCATACCACACATACTCAATCGACTGAAGATACTTCATCACCGGCGCCGGCCGCGCCGATGGTGGATTCATTAATTGCGCGCGTGGGTGCTATGGCCCGCGGTAATGCTATCTCTCTTCCGGTATGTGGACGGGAAGTAAAATTTACCCTTGAGGTGCTCCGGGGAGACTCTGTTGAGAGCGCCTCACGCGTATGGTCAGGAAATGAGCGTGATCAGGAACTACTTACCGAAGATGCTCTGGATGATCTCATTCCTTCATTTTTACTGACCGGTCAGCAGACTCCAGCTTTCGGCCGCCGGGTTTCTGATGTCATAGAAATTGCAGACGGCAGCCGTCGCCGTAAAGCCGCAATCCTGACGGAAAGTGATTATCGCGTTCTGGTTGGTGAACTGGACGATGAGCAGATGGCTGCATTGTCCCGACTGGGTAACGATTATCGGCCGACGAGTGCTTATGAACGTGGCCTGCGTTATACAAGCCGGCTGCAGAATGAGTTTGCAGGAAATATTTCTGCGCTTGCCGATGCGGAAAATATCTCTCGTAAGATCATTACCCGCTGTATTAATACGGCCAAACTGCCTAAATCCGTTGTTGCCCTGTTTGCACATCCTGGAGAACTGTCTGCCCGGTCAGGTGAAGCCCTTCAGAAGGCTTTTGCAGATAAAGAAGAATTACTGAAGCAGCAGGCTGAGACTCTCCACGATCAGAAGAAAGCGGGACTAATCTTTGAAGCTGAAGAGGTCATTAGTCTTTTAACATCCGTACTGAAACAATCTCCCGCATCAAGAGTTAATCTGAGCTCACGTCATCAGTTTGCTCCAGGGGCAACAGCATTGTATAAGGGCGATAAAATGGTGCTTAACCTGGATAAGTCCCGCATTCCTGCGGAGTGTATAGAGAAAATAGAAGCCATTCTTAAGGAGCTTGAGAAACCAGGAGTCTGA
- the sopA gene encoding plasmid-partitioning protein SopA: MGLMDTLNQCISAGHEMTKAIAIAQFNDDSPEARKITRRWRIGEAADLVGVSSQAIRDAEKAGRLPHPDMETRGRVEQRVGYTIEQINHMRDVFGTRLRRAEDAFPPVIGVAAHKGGVYKTSVSVHLAQDLALKGLRVLLVEGNDPQGTASMYHGWVPDLHIHAEDTLLPFYLGEKDDASYAIKPTCWPGLHIIPSCLALHRIETELMGKFDEGKLPTDPHLMLRLAIETIAHDYDVIVIDSAPNLGIGTINVVCAADVLIVPTPAELFDYTSALQFFDMLRDLLRNVDLKGFEPDVRILLTKYSNNNGSQSPWMEEQIRDAWGSMVLKNVVRETDEVGKGQIRMRTVFEQAIDQRSSTGAWRNALSIWEPVCNEIFDRLIKPRWEIR, translated from the coding sequence ATGGGACTCATGGATACACTCAACCAGTGCATAAGTGCTGGTCATGAAATGACGAAAGCAATCGCCATTGCGCAGTTTAATGATGACAGTCCGGAAGCCCGGAAAATAACCCGGCGCTGGAGGATTGGTGAAGCAGCAGATTTAGTTGGCGTGTCATCTCAGGCTATCAGGGATGCCGAGAAAGCTGGCCGGCTGCCTCACCCTGATATGGAAACCCGTGGAAGAGTTGAGCAACGCGTTGGTTATACCATCGAGCAAATCAATCACATGCGGGATGTATTTGGTACACGACTGCGCCGTGCTGAAGATGCGTTTCCGCCGGTGATTGGTGTTGCTGCTCACAAAGGTGGTGTTTACAAAACCTCCGTTTCTGTTCACCTGGCTCAGGACCTGGCCCTGAAAGGATTACGCGTTCTGCTTGTCGAGGGTAATGATCCTCAGGGCACAGCCTCGATGTATCACGGATGGGTGCCCGATCTTCATATACACGCGGAAGATACTCTCCTGCCCTTTTATCTTGGTGAAAAGGATGATGCCAGTTATGCGATAAAACCAACCTGCTGGCCTGGCCTTCATATCATTCCGTCCTGCCTGGCACTGCATCGCATTGAAACTGAACTGATGGGCAAATTTGATGAAGGAAAACTGCCCACCGACCCGCATCTGATGCTCCGCCTTGCTATTGAAACGATCGCTCATGACTATGATGTGATTGTTATCGACAGCGCACCGAACCTCGGTATTGGCACGATCAATGTCGTATGCGCTGCTGATGTGCTGATTGTTCCCACCCCGGCAGAGCTGTTCGATTACACTTCTGCACTGCAGTTTTTCGATATGCTTCGTGATCTACTCAGGAATGTGGATCTTAAAGGCTTTGAGCCGGATGTCCGTATTCTGCTTACCAAATACAGTAATAACAATGGTTCGCAGTCCCCGTGGATGGAAGAACAAATTCGCGATGCATGGGGAAGCATGGTTCTTAAAAATGTGGTACGTGAAACCGATGAAGTTGGTAAAGGCCAGATCCGCATGAGAACCGTTTTCGAACAGGCGATTGATCAACGTTCTTCGACCGGCGCATGGCGAAACGCACTTTCAATCTGGGAACCTGTTTGTAATGAGATTTTTGATCGTCTGATTAAACCACGCTGGGAGATTAGATAA
- a CDS encoding RepB family plasmid replication initiator protein gives MTSENNSLLLNLQEVDKTTGEVVKLDVNSTSTVQPVALMRLGLFVPTLKSTGKSKANRKNVTDATEELVQLSIAKSEGYTDVKITGSRLDMDTDFKVWLGIIRSMSEYGVKSDTLELSFVEFVKMCGFNSRRSNKKMRDRISNSLFKLASVTLKFQSETKGWTTHLVQSAYYDITEDIVEIKAEPKLFELYHMDRRVLLRLKAIDALQRKESAQALYTYIESLPQNPAPISMKRMRDRLNLTSNVYTQNHTVRKAMEQLRDIGYLDYTEFKRGRATYFSVHYRNPKLISGPVKVPRKEEEEKAPEQNYDEVIKALKAAGIDPLKLAEALSAMKPEN, from the coding sequence ATGACGAGCGAAAATAACAGCTTACTTCTGAACCTTCAGGAAGTTGATAAGACAACCGGCGAAGTTGTTAAGCTGGATGTCAACAGCACCAGTACCGTGCAGCCAGTAGCGCTCATGAGACTCGGTCTCTTCGTCCCAACTCTGAAATCAACAGGGAAGAGCAAGGCGAACCGGAAAAACGTTACAGACGCGACTGAGGAGCTTGTACAGCTGTCTATTGCCAAAAGCGAAGGGTACACTGACGTTAAGATCACCGGTTCGCGTCTTGATATGGACACGGATTTTAAAGTCTGGCTGGGGATAATTCGTTCCATGTCGGAGTATGGGGTAAAAAGTGACACCCTGGAACTGTCGTTCGTCGAATTCGTTAAGATGTGCGGATTTAACTCCCGTCGTTCAAACAAAAAAATGCGCGATCGCATCAGTAATTCCCTGTTTAAACTTGCCTCGGTTACGCTGAAGTTCCAGAGCGAGACCAAAGGATGGACCACCCATCTGGTGCAGTCAGCCTATTATGACATCACCGAGGATATCGTTGAGATAAAGGCTGAACCTAAGCTGTTTGAGCTTTACCACATGGACAGAAGGGTACTGCTGCGGCTGAAAGCCATTGACGCCCTGCAGCGCAAGGAATCAGCCCAGGCGCTTTATACCTACATCGAAAGTCTTCCCCAGAATCCTGCACCTATTTCCATGAAACGGATGCGTGACCGGCTAAATCTCACCTCAAATGTCTATACGCAGAACCACACGGTGCGTAAGGCGATGGAGCAGCTGCGGGATATTGGTTATCTGGATTACACCGAGTTTAAACGTGGCCGAGCCACCTATTTCAGCGTGCATTATCGCAACCCCAAACTCATCAGTGGTCCTGTGAAGGTTCCGCGCAAAGAGGAAGAAGAGAAGGCGCCAGAGCAAAATTATGACGAAGTCATTAAGGCGCTGAAGGCTGCTGGCATCGATCCTCTTAAACTGGCTGAAGCCCTCTCAGCGATGAAGCCAGAAAATTGA
- a CDS encoding tyrosine-type recombinase/integrase: MNSIIPLQNSPERVSLLPIAPGVDFATAVALRRMATSTGATPAYLLAPEVSALLWYMPDQRHHMLFATMWNTGIRIGEARTLTPESFDLDGLRPFVRVLSEKVRARRGRPPKDEVRLVPLTDASFVRQMESWMVTTRPRRREPLWPVTDETMRNWLKQAVKRAEADGVHFSIPVTPHTFRHSYIMHMLYHRQPRKVIQALAGHKDPRSMEVYTRVFALDMAATLAVPFTGDGRDAAEILRSLPPAG, translated from the coding sequence ATGAACAGCATCATTCCCTTGCAGAATTCACCAGAACGCGTCTCTCTGCTGCCGATCGCCCCGGGCGTTGATTTTGCGACCGCGGTGGCACTCCGGCGGATGGCCACCTCAACAGGTGCCACGCCGGCTTACCTCCTGGCGCCGGAAGTGAGCGCCCTCCTCTGGTATATGCCTGACCAGCGTCACCACATGTTGTTCGCCACCATGTGGAATACCGGGATCCGTATCGGTGAAGCCCGGACGCTCACCCCGGAATCGTTCGACCTGGATGGTCTGCGCCCTTTTGTTCGGGTGCTGTCGGAAAAAGTGCGGGCACGTCGTGGCCGGCCGCCAAAAGATGAAGTGCGTCTGGTACCGCTGACGGATGCCAGTTTTGTACGTCAGATGGAAAGCTGGATGGTCACCACCCGCCCCCGCCGGCGTGAGCCGTTATGGCCGGTCACGGATGAGACAATGCGCAACTGGCTGAAACAGGCGGTGAAGCGGGCTGAAGCTGACGGCGTGCATTTTTCGATCCCCGTGACGCCGCATACTTTCCGTCACAGCTATATTATGCACATGCTTTATCACCGGCAGCCCAGGAAGGTCATCCAGGCACTGGCCGGGCATAAGGATCCGCGCTCGATGGAAGTCTATACCCGGGTATTTGCGCTGGACATGGCTGCCACCCTGGCCGTTCCCTTTACCGGTGATGGGCGAGATGCCGCGGAGATCCTTCGCTCCCTGCCCCCGGCCGGCTGA
- a CDS encoding IS5 family transposase: MKDQITHLPDNADRSVAKQKFKITNWPTYNKALINRGSITFWLDDEAIQAWYESATPSSRGRPQRYSDLAITTVLVIKRVFRLTLRAAQGFIDSIFTLMNVPLRCPDYTSVSKRAKSVNVSFKTSTRGEIAHLVIDSTGLKVFGEGEWKVKKHGQERRRIWRKLHLAVDSNTHEIICADLSLNNVTDSEAFPGLIWQTHRKIRSAAADGAYDTRLCHDELRRKKISALIPPRKGAGYWPGEYADRNRAVANQRMTGSNARWKWTTDYNRRSIAETAMYRVKQLFGGSLTLRDYDGQVAEAMALVRALNKMTKAGMPESVRIACKHNPLRGRLTLNLIYSTKPIPS, translated from the coding sequence TTGAAGGATCAGATCACGCATCTTCCCGACAACGCAGACCGTTCCGTGGCAAAGCAAAAGTTCAAAATCACCAACTGGCCCACCTACAATAAAGCCCTCATCAACCGTGGCTCCATAACTTTCTGGCTGGATGATGAAGCTATTCAGGCCTGGTATGAGTCGGCAACGCCTTCATCACGGGGAAGACCTCAGCGCTATTCTGATCTCGCCATCACCACCGTTCTGGTCATTAAACGCGTGTTCAGGTTGACCCTGCGGGCTGCGCAGGGTTTTATTGATTCCATTTTTACACTGATGAATGTTCCGTTGCGCTGCCCGGATTACACCAGTGTCAGCAAGCGCGCAAAGTCGGTTAATGTCAGTTTCAAAACGTCCACCCGGGGTGAAATCGCGCATCTGGTGATTGATTCCACCGGGCTGAAGGTCTTTGGTGAAGGCGAATGGAAAGTCAAAAAGCATGGCCAGGAACGCCGTCGTATATGGCGAAAGTTGCATCTGGCAGTTGACAGCAACACACATGAAATCATCTGTGCAGACCTGTCGCTGAACAACGTTACGGACTCAGAGGCCTTCCCCGGGTTAATCTGGCAAACCCACCGGAAAATCAGGTCAGCCGCCGCCGATGGCGCTTACGATACCCGGCTATGTCACGATGAACTGCGGCGTAAGAAAATCAGCGCGCTTATCCCTCCCCGAAAAGGTGCGGGTTACTGGCCCGGTGAATATGCAGACCGTAACCGTGCAGTGGCTAATCAGCGAATGACCGGGAGTAATGCGCGGTGGAAATGGACAACAGACTACAACCGTCGCTCGATAGCGGAAACGGCGATGTACCGGGTAAAACAGCTGTTCGGGGGTTCACTGACGCTGCGTGACTACGATGGTCAGGTTGCGGAGGCTATGGCCCTGGTACGAGCGCTGAACAAAATGACGAAAGCAGGTATGCCTGAAAGCGTGCGTATTGCCTGTAAACACAACCCGCTACGGGGGAGACTTACCCTAAATCTGATTTATTCAACAAAGCCCATTCCGTCCTGA
- the lacY gene encoding lactose permease, with protein sequence MYYLKNTNFWMFGLFFFFYFFIMGAYFPFFPIWLHDINHISKSDTGIIFAAISLFSLLFQPLFGLLSDKLGLRKYLLWIITGMLVMFAPFFIFIFGPLLQYNILVGSIVGGIYLGFCFNAGAPAVEAFIEKVSRRSNFEYGRARMFGCVGWALCASIVGIMFTINNQFVFWLGSGCAFILAVLLFFAKTDAPSSATVANAVGANHSAFSLKLALELFRQPKLWFLSLYVIGVSCTYDVFDQQFANFFTSFFATGEQGTRVFGYVTTMGELLNASIMFFAPLIINRIGGKNALLLAGTIMSVRIIGSSFATSALEVVILKTLHMFEVPFLLVGCFKYITSQFEVRFSATIYLVCFCFFKQLAMIFMSILAGNMYESIGFQGAYLVLGLVALGFTLISVFTLSGPGPLSLLRRQVNEVA encoded by the coding sequence ATGTACTATTTAAAAAACACAAACTTTTGGATGTTCGGTTTATTCTTTTTCTTTTACTTTTTTATCATGGGAGCCTACTTCCCGTTTTTCCCGATTTGGCTACATGACATCAACCATATCAGCAAAAGTGATACGGGTATTATTTTTGCCGCTATTTCTCTGTTCTCGCTATTATTCCAACCGCTGTTTGGTCTGCTTTCTGACAAACTCGGGCTGCGCAAATACCTGCTGTGGATTATTACCGGCATGTTAGTGATGTTTGCGCCGTTCTTTATTTTTATCTTCGGGCCACTGTTACAATACAACATTTTAGTAGGATCGATTGTTGGTGGTATTTATCTAGGCTTTTGTTTTAACGCCGGTGCGCCAGCAGTAGAGGCATTTATCGAGAAAGTCAGCCGTCGCAGTAATTTCGAATATGGTCGCGCGCGGATGTTTGGCTGTGTTGGCTGGGCGCTGTGTGCCTCGATTGTCGGCATCATGTTCACCATCAATAATCAGTTTGTTTTCTGGCTGGGTTCTGGCTGTGCATTCATCCTCGCCGTTTTACTCTTTTTCGCCAAAACGGATGCGCCCTCTTCTGCCACGGTTGCCAATGCGGTAGGTGCCAACCATTCGGCATTTAGCCTTAAGCTGGCGCTGGAACTGTTCAGACAGCCAAAACTGTGGTTTTTGTCACTGTATGTTATTGGCGTTTCCTGCACCTACGATGTTTTTGACCAACAGTTTGCTAATTTCTTTACTTCGTTCTTTGCTACCGGTGAACAGGGTACGCGGGTATTTGGCTACGTAACGACAATGGGCGAATTACTTAACGCCTCGATTATGTTTTTTGCGCCACTGATCATTAATCGCATCGGTGGGAAAAACGCCCTGCTGCTGGCTGGCACTATTATGTCAGTACGTATTATTGGCTCATCGTTCGCTACCTCAGCACTGGAAGTGGTTATTCTGAAAACGCTGCATATGTTTGAAGTACCGTTCCTGCTGGTGGGCTGCTTTAAATATATTACCAGCCAGTTTGAAGTGCGTTTTTCAGCGACGATTTATCTGGTCTGTTTCTGCTTCTTTAAGCAACTGGCGATGATTTTTATGTCTATTCTGGCGGGCAATATGTATGAAAGCATCGGTTTCCAGGGCGCTTACCTGGTGCTGGGTCTGGTGGCGCTGGGCTTCACCTTAATTTCCGTGTTCACGCTTAGCGGCCCCGGCCCACTTTCTCTGCTGCGTCGCCAGGTGAATGAAGTCGCTTAA